A genomic window from Punica granatum isolate Tunisia-2019 chromosome 2, ASM765513v2, whole genome shotgun sequence includes:
- the LOC116193499 gene encoding uncharacterized protein LOC116193499 gives MLRLLHPFAWLLPQRARLPFTEAFPSSPPVSTFNLSTTHSGTSGSSSSIYTARASGGQGSSSTQNLKREESGGIYDFGEDEDEEGEEDEFSSRSGFKGREDERNYDKDPEFADILGSCLDDPQKALTKMEDRLRKKRNKILHAKTGSALPMKVKFNKFDFSNSYIWFEFYNALMEKDISLICDTIRSWHIVGRLGGCNSMNMQLSQSSLDKRPNYDAIQGANVTPTTFYNIGDLEIQDNLARIWVDIGTSEPLLLDVLINALIQMSSDYVGIKQLVFGGSEFETWKENLTSEDAGYSTHKI, from the exons ATGCTCCGCCTCCTCCACCCCTTCGCATGGCTTCTTCCTCAACGAGCCCGCCTTCCCTTCACCGAAGCCTTCCCCTCATCACCTCCGGTTTCCACCTTCAATCTCTCAACTACTCATTCAGGAACCAGCGGAAGCTCATCGTCCATTTACACCGCCAGAGCAAGTGGGGGGCAAGGTTCCAGCAGTACCCAGAACttgaagagagaggagagcGGAGGAATTTACGATTTCGGTGAAGATGAAGACgaagaaggggaagaggaTGAATTCTCGTCGAGGAGTGGATTTAAAGGGAGAGAGGATGAGCGGAATTACGACAAAGATCCTGAGTTTGCGGACATCCTTGGGAGCTGTCTCGACGACCCACAGAAAGCTCTGACCAAA ATGGAGGATAGATTGAGAAAGAAGAGGAACAAGATATTGCATGCTAAGACTGGTTCGGCATTACCCATGAAAGTGAAGTTCAACAA ATTTGATTTCTCAAACTCGTACATTTGGTTCGAATTCTACAATGCTCTGATGGAAAaggatatttccttaatttgtGAT ACAATCCGATCTTGGCACATTGTCGGCCGTCTTGGTGGCTGCAATTCCATGAATATGCAA CTGTCGCAGTCTTCTCTGGACAAAAGACCAAATTATGATGCCATTCAGGGGGCAAATGTAACACCGACCACATTTTACAACATTGGGGACCTTGAGATTCAAGACAACCTTGCACGCATATG GGTTGATATTGGGACCAGTGAACCGTTGCTACTTGATGTTTTGATAAATGCGTTGATCCAAATGAGCTCAGA TTATGTTGGAATAAAGCAGCTGGTGTTTGGTGGATCTGAGTTTGAGACGTGGAAGGAGAACCTGACTTCAGAAGATGCAGGCTACAGCACTCACAAGATTTAG
- the LOC116193676 gene encoding LOW QUALITY PROTEIN: F-box/LRR-repeat protein At4g29420 (The sequence of the model RefSeq protein was modified relative to this genomic sequence to represent the inferred CDS: inserted 1 base in 1 codon; deleted 1 base in 1 codon): MTSSTFWFREETELFDALTGCNLLKLELKNAWLSVDGLTPLPKLTXCLEFIRLDDEDLNKINTCFPSLQVLNLLGVGGLKDPRIQLLHFNSCQWTVSNVLLTLSIFAPNLEKLKLRCIKPSPLVLEAPDFNLSIVQAKFIEVGCLSNLRSLQLSSPNLCSLMEAFSCAEAVENLTVNSQWTRDSNTGGIMTAKTDPHMLFESFPSMTTLTVGPRAWLDLELCNLRELTIPVHEDDDPKLVKNAILRLSSHYSLVRWKLGSWEEVDEAAFNPSGWEIVVQSQEDGLTGQNTLLQHGFCQDKDCIVGESVDSLVRVQFSL, from the exons ATGACGTCTAGTACCTTTTGGTTCCGAGAGGAAACGGAACTTTTTGATGCACTTACGG GCTGCAACCTTCTGAAACTCGAGCTGAAGAATGCCTGGCTCTCAGTAGACGGCCTCACTCCACTGCCAAAGCTCA AGTGTCTTGAGTTCATAAGACTCGACGATGAAGACTTGAACAAGATCAACACTTGCTTTCCTTCTCTGCAAGTTCTGAATTTATTAGGTGTTGGAGGGCTCAAGGATCCGAGGATCCAGCTCTTGCATTTTAACTCCTGTCAATGGACCGTCTCGAATGTTCTCCTCACTCTCTCCATCTTTGCTCCAAACCTTGAAAAACTCAAATTGAGGTGCATAAAGCCAAGTCCTCTCGTCCTTGAAGCCCCTGATTTCAACCTCTCCATTGTCCAAGCAAAATTCATA GAAGTGGGCTGTCTTAGTAATCTCAGAAGTCTACAGCTAAGCTCTCCGAATCTATGCAGCCTTATGGAGGCCTTTTCATGTGCTGAAGCAGTCGAGAATCTGACCGTGAACTCACAGTGGACCAGAGACTCAAATACTGGGGGAATTATGACTGCAAAAACTGACCCTCATATGCTGTTTGAGAGTTTCCCTAGCATGACTACCCTGACAGTGGGCCCCCGGGCTTGGTTAGATCTCGAGCTCTG CAATTTGAGGGAGCTCACGATCCCCGTGCATGAGGATGATGATCCGAAGTTGGTTAAAAACGCTATACTGAGGTTGAGCAGTCATTATTCACTGGTGAGGTGGAAATTGGGGAGTTGGGAGGAAGTTGACGAGGCGGCATTCAATCCTTCTGGGTGGGAGATAGTCGTTCAATCTCAG GAGGATGGACTGACTGGTCAGAATACATTATTGCAGCACGGATTTTGTCAAGATAAAGATTGTATAGTGGGTGAATCTGTAGATTCACTTGTGAGAGTGCAGTTCTCTTTGTGA
- the LOC116195982 gene encoding deoxyhypusine synthase isoform X1: protein MGEAIKDNLLGTVHSTVFKESESLEGKCLKIEGYDFNKGVDYSQLLRSMVSTGFQASNLGEAIEVVNQMLDWRLADEAIAEDCSQEERDPAYRESVKCKVFLGFTSNLISSGVRDTVRYLVQHHMVDVVVTTAGGIEEDLIKCLAPTYKGDFSLPGAVLRSKGLNRIGNLLVPNDNYCKFEDWIIPIFDQMLKEQMEENVLWTPSKLIARLGKEINDETSYLYWAYKNNIRVFCPGLTDGSLGDMLYFHSFRSPGLIVDIVQDIRAMNGESVHASPRKTGMIILGGGMPKHHICNANMMRNGADFAVFINTAQEFDGSDSGARPDEAVSWGKIRGSAKTVKVHCDATIAFPLLVAETFASRRRRAP from the exons ATGGGGGAAGCCATCAAAGATAACCTCCTCGGGACGGTGCACTCCACAGTGTTCAAAGAATCGGAAAGCCtagaagggaagtgcttgaAGATCGAGGGGTATGATTTCAATAAGGGTGTAGACTACTCTCAGCTCCTCAGGTCCATGGTCTCCACTGGGTTCCAGGCCTCCAACCTCGGTGAAGCCATTGAAGTTGTCAACCAAATG CTAGACTGGAGGCTTGCTGATGAAGCCATAGCAGAAGATTGCAGCCAGGAGGAGAGAGACCCTGCATATAGAGAGTCTGTTAAGTGCAAAGTGTTTCTGGGATTTACTTCAAACCTTATTTCATCTGGGGTCAGAGACACCGTTCGGTACCTTGTTCAGCATCATATG GTTGATGTGGTTGTAACAACAGCCGGTGGTATAGAAGAAGATCTCATTAAATGTCTTGCTCCAACCTATAAAGGAGATTTCTCTCTTCCAGGGGCCGTTTTGCGCTCAAAGGGATTAAACCGTATCGGTAACTTATTGGTTCCAAACGATAACTACTGTAAATTTGAGGATTGGATAATTCCAATTTTCGACCAGATGTTGAAGGAACAAATGGAAGAG AATGTATTATGGACACCTTCCAAGTTAATTGCTCGCCTTGGGAAGGAGATTAATGATGAAACTTCCTATCTTTATTGGGCGTACAAG AACAATATACGAGTATTTTGTCCTGGCTTAACAGATGGCTCCTTAGGAGACATGTTATACTTCCATTCCTTCCGTAGCCCAGGTCTGATCGTGGACATAGTCCAAG ATATTAGGGCCATGAATGGTGAATCTGTACATGCAAGTCCCAGGAAGACGGGGATGATAATCCTTGGAGGTGGAATGCCAAAGCACCATATCTGCAATGCGAATATGATGCGGAATGGTGCAGACTTTGCTGTTTTTATAAACACTGCTCAAGAGTTCGATGGAAGTGACTCTGGGGCTCGGCCCGATGAGGCCGTCTCCTGGGGGAAAATTCGTGGTTCAGCCAAAACTGTCAAG GTGCACTGTGACGCTACGATAGCTTTCCCATTACTTGTGGCAGAAACCTTTGCTTCAAGGAGACGAAGAGCTCCCTGA
- the LOC116195982 gene encoding deoxyhypusine synthase isoform X2, translated as MVDVVVTTAGGIEEDLIKCLAPTYKGDFSLPGAVLRSKGLNRIGNLLVPNDNYCKFEDWIIPIFDQMLKEQMEENVLWTPSKLIARLGKEINDETSYLYWAYKNNIRVFCPGLTDGSLGDMLYFHSFRSPGLIVDIVQDIRAMNGESVHASPRKTGMIILGGGMPKHHICNANMMRNGADFAVFINTAQEFDGSDSGARPDEAVSWGKIRGSAKTVKVHCDATIAFPLLVAETFASRRRRAP; from the exons ATG GTTGATGTGGTTGTAACAACAGCCGGTGGTATAGAAGAAGATCTCATTAAATGTCTTGCTCCAACCTATAAAGGAGATTTCTCTCTTCCAGGGGCCGTTTTGCGCTCAAAGGGATTAAACCGTATCGGTAACTTATTGGTTCCAAACGATAACTACTGTAAATTTGAGGATTGGATAATTCCAATTTTCGACCAGATGTTGAAGGAACAAATGGAAGAG AATGTATTATGGACACCTTCCAAGTTAATTGCTCGCCTTGGGAAGGAGATTAATGATGAAACTTCCTATCTTTATTGGGCGTACAAG AACAATATACGAGTATTTTGTCCTGGCTTAACAGATGGCTCCTTAGGAGACATGTTATACTTCCATTCCTTCCGTAGCCCAGGTCTGATCGTGGACATAGTCCAAG ATATTAGGGCCATGAATGGTGAATCTGTACATGCAAGTCCCAGGAAGACGGGGATGATAATCCTTGGAGGTGGAATGCCAAAGCACCATATCTGCAATGCGAATATGATGCGGAATGGTGCAGACTTTGCTGTTTTTATAAACACTGCTCAAGAGTTCGATGGAAGTGACTCTGGGGCTCGGCCCGATGAGGCCGTCTCCTGGGGGAAAATTCGTGGTTCAGCCAAAACTGTCAAG GTGCACTGTGACGCTACGATAGCTTTCCCATTACTTGTGGCAGAAACCTTTGCTTCAAGGAGACGAAGAGCTCCCTGA
- the LOC116195983 gene encoding probable caffeoyl-CoA O-methyltransferase At4g26220: MERDSKKSDSSLSKGLLQSEELYQYILDTSVYPWEPEVLKELRKVTATHPRAQMATAPDAGQMIALLLNLIGAKRTIEIGVFTGYSLLVTALSIPHDGKITAVDMNREAYDIGLPVIKKAGVEHKIDFMESEALPVLDKLLENKTNEGSFDFAFVDADKVNYWNYHERLMRLLRVGGVICYDNTLWGATVVMPEESVPEWMKVGKHWTLEFNEKLAFDSRVQICHVPLGDGVTICRRVS, encoded by the exons TCGAAGAAATCCGATTCGAGTCTCTCTAAAGGTTTATTACAGAGCGAAGAGTTGTATCAG TATATCCTCGACACGAGTGTCTACCCATGGGAACCGGAGGTTCTCAAGGAGCTGAGAAAGGTTACTGCTACCCACCCGAG GGCACAAATGGCAACTGCACCAGATGCAGGTCAGATGATTGCGCTGCTGTTGAACCTTATTGGTGCTAAAAGAACCATTGAGATCGGAGTCTTTACTGGATACTCTCTTCTCGTCACAGCTCTTTCAATCCCTCATGATGGAAag ATAACAGCAGTAGATATGAACCGCGAGGCTTATGATATCGGGTTGCCTGTCATCAAGAAAGCTGGTGTGGAACACAAAATTGACTTCATGGAATCAGAGGCGCTCCCAGTTCTTGACAAGCTACTCGAAAAT AAAACAAATGAGGGGAGTTTTGATTTTGCCTTTGTCGATGCCGATAAGGTCAATTATTGGAACTACCATGAGAGGCTGATGAGACTGTTGAGGGTAGGCGGAGTGATCTGCTATGATAATACACTATGGGGAGCAACAGTAGTGATGCCTGAAGAATCAGTCCCTGAATGGATGAAAGTGGGAAAGCACTGGACACTCGAGTTCAATGAAAAGCTCGCATTTGACTCGAGAGTGCAGATCTGTCACGTCCCACTTGGTGATGGGGTCACAATATGCAGGCGCGTCAGCTAA